The DNA region AGGAGGATGAAGAGATGGGAACTGGCATGGACTTTTGATGTCCTGAATGTACTACAGGCGGTGAGGCTGCTGGGGACGAGAGGCCATTACACTATCGATTTAGCAGTCGGGCTCGGTGCCGGAATTTTGTTCGATTCTCTTGCTGGGAAGTACGAAGAGAGTCACAAGATGAGAAAGGGTATCATTCATCACGTTAATGGAATGAATGGAAGCAAGGAGGGCCCCATGATTTGAAATTGGCAGATATGTATTTGGTAAAGTGTAAAAAATGATATGTAAGAGGCGGTTTGAAGAATTAGAATGCATCAAAAGGGGTTTTAGGTTCTTAGGTTGTTATACTTTTGCCTTTTGAGTCTTTTGATTGGACcttgttaatttatttgttcatAGTTTGTGAACTGTATTATCGTTCCGTCTTGCCTTTACTGTGATCTTATCACCGTCGGTCGTGAATATCATGAGACGCACATTCCTTTCTGATTGCTGGCGATGTACCTAACATGGGCTTTCAGGATATTACTGAATCATATCAAGAATGTTGTCTCCCAAGTGGGAGATTTATCGTACAATACCCGACACGATAAAGTAAAAGCCAAAACTTCGGTAAGACGAGAACTTATGCCTATCAAATGAATAATCCTCAATGATGCGGAGCAAATACTCGGCCACAAGTCGAGGAATCAGCCTTAGACGATCCTGCAGCTCCTGTATTTCCCCAGCTCAATCACTTGTCCTTGAATGGCCTCCAAGCAACATCCTTGACCCCAGGTACTTGATCTGGCCCATTCTCTAGCATTTCACCAAGCCCATGTGTGACTAGGCCCAAGCCCATGTTTCACAGGACCCAATCTCGGAAtgtacaatttttatttttgggggGTAAGTCGTAATGTGCAAATTTTAAGTGTAAAAATAATTAcgatccagccaaaaaaaaaagcgtaAATAATTACGCATATCTTTTACCTCAACAACCTTTTATCCTTGCTATCGagttaatataaaatattatgttcTTGGTAAATCCATATAGTGAGAAATTACAATGAGAAGAAAATTATATGGCGCGGAGTTTCTTCATTAAAATCATAGGGGAATTGGCTCGGCGTATTTGCATCGGTTTCTTTGTTATTTCCGTGTAGCTTATTTTTGCTTAACGGTCCATTCccattttgaaaaaaagaaaaatttaccTTCCTTAGCTATTGTtaactttccttttcttccctAAGTTCCCTTCCAGCCTTCTATGCTagttcttttttctcttttgggtGTTTACCTTGATATCTAAAAATCAAATGGATCAAATAATCTAGTTTGAACCGGATCAGTCTACTAAATGTTAAAGCtcttctaattaatttttttttacaagacTCAAATTCACGATTTTATTTAAGGAAGCGAGCGTCAAATcgcttgaattaatttttttaggttCTCTTAAGGCTCTCACTAACCTCCATTGCCTCGGTTGAGACTGAAACATGTATGCACCCAAGTAAGTGACTGTCTagctcttcttttttttttcccctaatttTAATGCATATATTCCATGGTTTGACTCTTTTATCAAATGATTCAAATCTATCAAATGGTctaaaaattatccaaaaaaattcatgGTTTCCATATTATTTCAGATCTATCCCAACGTCAATTTGTCTGTCAATTTTTAACGGTGCTGCCGACGTGGAACGTAAGTGAGCCCATTCTTGCTACTGTGAATTTTTGtccatgatagatttgagaaaaaaattaaaattatgggataaatttgagaacaAATCAAAACTACGGAATAAGTTTGGATTCCGCTTACGTTTCATCGATGGACAAATTGATGCCGtaataaatttgaaacaaGATGTAAACCTTAGGCctttttaagtaatttttaaagtatgagacaatatatttgaaaaaatgataaaactatGAGATTGgcgtaaattttttttttccccctagtGGCTGTCTAGCTCTTAGGAAGCAAATATGCAAGTGGCCATTTTCTATACCAGCATCCACCAGGGGACATAATGATATTTCTGAGTTATATATAGCCGTCCTTCTAAACTATAGTTCCATATAATGTGGGTACAGTTTCAAAGTGTTATCTGTGGTATGTTCCAAATAATCTTTCTTTTTAAGGATAGTTGGCATCAAATAGTGAGACGGTTTATAATTGCctgtcttttctctctctgttttttttttccttaagaAAATTTCTAGCATAATACTATGTCATGCTAATGCAACCATGAGAGCTGTTTGAATGCGGGTATGTAGGGCCCCCATGCATCACATGGCTCCCGCGCATTATCATGGCCTCGTATCATGCtataagcttttttttttttttttttctctcataaGTCTTAGTTATAAATAGATAGCAATATAAAAGGTTGAGATGAGCATGGATCAtaaagcaatatatatatacgcgcTTATGAAGAAGCGGTATGGCTCCACCTTTTAAAGCCTTCATTTCGTGGTTTATCGAGCTTTAAAGAACTCAAATAATTCATTTCATGAAGAGAAGATTCGTGTATTTATTCATGCCTCACATAGAATTGACCTTTCAATTTCGATTTAATGaacttttattatattttatttgtattatattCAACGAATCTTGGACATTTGTCTATATTATTCTTATGGAATGATATACAATTGAGGGAGTTAttggaaaatataatatttatttgattaatgAAAACAGTTTCttaatatacaatatatatcttttcaagtttgatattctataaatattattatctggCTCAATTGGATTAGTCAGGGTCAATCGGACTTCCGAATAGTGGGGTTCACGcacaaaaaaaatctataaatattGCATGTCTCTCCCCTTGTATTCATAAATACCGGATTTTATAGGATAACTACACGTAAGTGCTAAATTTAGTACTGCTTATACGGAATGAGGTACATGCAGGGCATGAGGGGTAAAAAAAGGTCACCAACATGGActattcatattatttaataaatctcAAATTTCTGAACTTTTTACATACTTttacataatattatttttctaaattcgaaaattttaaaattctacattaaataaatatttacctaagaaaatattattatcaacagtatatgttttgaagttttcaaattttcatgattatacatatatgaaatactttgagtttttcaatatttcaaagaaaatatatatatttttttcaacttttcaGAAAAGTGTATTTTGTATCCGGCCCGGTTGTGTTTCgtgcttaatttttaataaaatggGATCGAGAAAAGAATTTCATGCTTCAGTCTGTAATTCACCCAAAATAAGGGTGAAAACAATCTAATCAGTGCTTATGCATGTGGTAATTATTTGGGGAATGGACTACGTATACAGTTAGCAACTACttagttaaaagaaaaatcaacgAAAATATAACGGATGCTACATGAGGATTTTGTCACACCCAATCCAAAATGTCAAGTGTATTtcgaaatataaaaaatagaaaattacatGAGAAtgtaaaacataaaaattccaAGGTCCTGTAATTgttccaaaagaaaaatgttctACTCGAATTGTGGTTCCATAATTTTCCTATGAATAGATAATTGTAATCAATTAAACAGGAgattgaaatttattattattttttgagagattaaaattatgaaagacATTAATCTTATAATTTCAGAAAATTGAGTATTAAGGGTTATTTTTCATCCCAACAAATGCGTTTCTCGAGATTTAAACTTGTGTTATTCTCTTTATAGGGATTGCAACTACTTACCAGTTCAACCAACACATTGGTTGGTAATGGAATGTATTATCGctaaggaattttttttttcctttgataTAATGGTTAAGGAAAAATCTGTTGCTACAGGTTTtgcttttccttcttttcctGTTGGCTAAAATTCCGACGGAAAAGTACAGTCAATTCAATACATTCTTGACTTCATGAGTATATTGTGACCATAAATACTCATCTAACTTGGTCGAAACGAACATATTGCCTCTTGGGTATACATCAATTCCCAAcagttttaattatatattttaaaaatattaaaaataaactttctcactttaaattttttattgtcattatatatatgtgtgccaGCGCGCGcgtaatttaattttctgtaAATTAGAAGGAAATgctatgaaaaaaaattcattttgatATACTTGCCtaatatttcttatatttttttaaaattcatctttttttagtttattgtttttagtaataattaacttaaaaacatataaatgtgataaattgtgaaaattttcttcaaaCATTCTAACTTAAAAATTTCACTTTCTcatcattttatatttgaaaatcattttttttattttcagtattagaatatatagtgaaaattttcttcaaacattttaaattaaaaatttcactttctcatcattttatatttgaaattcattttttttaatttcagtattagaatatatatttttactgttatttattaattacttttgaaaaataagtgttctgttttttttatcatgaaattgagaaattgtttttataaaatattaattgtgGCTTGTGTTTTATATGAACTTGAACTTATAAATAACTTTTTGTCGAAGTTATgctatatttattatattttggaGGGTGAAAAATCGGTGGATGAGGAGCTCTCATTTCAAGTTTTAGGACGAATGGCATACAACGGTGAACGatacatcatatatatatatatgtatatattatatatagatgtcaTAGCAAATATTTTGTTGATCCTACCTTACCACATGATACGAGGAAACTATAAGTTAACTTGACATTTTTATATATGACTGATGATGGAAACCggaaagtaaaaaatatactGTGAACAAATAAAGTAATTTAGTAGAGCCAGTCACAAAAAGGACCTTCTAATAATAAATAGGATTTTTATACCGTCCATTGTCGATGTAAACCAACTCTTCACTGTCGGCAATGCCCGAAGTTGAAATGTATGACGGACAGAATTTCAATGATTACACCTTCTAATTCAGAAAGTAAAAGTGATGCTACAAAAATTTCAGTGATTAGGGACGGATGTGCCATGCCCAAAGTTGAAATGTATGACGGACATAATTTTTGTctatgatttttaaaatactATGAAtggattatttatttataaactaACCGTCAAATTCATAGACAAAAATATGTCCGCTATcccttgtaataaaaaataaaaaagtaaaataaatggaTTTTGGGATAGACACCCATTTCTTATTACAATTTACGGATGTTTTTTACGTAAGAACATTATAATCCTCATTTTCTCAAAATCGACCATTAAAAAGTAtagattaaaaattataaatatttatcatGAGGCTACAAACTCTCTATAAAATGTTCTATAAAAGTTAATTTGAAACATCAGCAAATGTGCTATGGACACTCGTTGATGTGTCTGTACATGAGGGGATTTCCACAGCTCCAGCTTAGTCCTCACTCTCAGAGTCCGAATAAGGAGGGCAGGATCCATCATCCACATTGGCAAGAGGATCATAGAAGGGCGAGCTTGTGTCCATGCATCCCGGTACAAGATTAAGTTCGCATCGGTCTCCCTGCGTTAAGTAAACGAGCAATTCAATTAGTTTGATTTTCGAAAAGATTCCGAGGAGGAACGTATAAAAGATTTGAATTGATAGAACTAGGGTTATGTATACTCACTCCTTCGACGTTCAAGTTACCAATCATGGCACATCTTGTGATCATTATGCTAGTGTCGGGAAATATTGCTCTATCACAAGCTCCATCTCTGCTCAACTCCTCTGCCAAGCCCTGCAAAATGCATACTTTCTCCTGAAGATTTTGGAGTAGAATTTGATGTCCATGATGGAGTCGAGTAGTGCACATAAATAGTGTTGCTTTTGATCATATACGAGATCTTGATATGTAACTTGCCTCATTAAAGAATTCGATAGGTTTGTTCTGCCACGCCCGGGGAACTTGGAACTGAAGCCTGTAGGGACCATCCCAGTTGATTCCATTCGTGAACGAGAAGATGAGGCTCAGTGCTGCAAGGAAACCAAAAACACTCAGGTCGAGCTAAGACGAACAGAGTGAACGTTGGAAGTACGCTCATGAAGGGATTTCTGTGCACCATGCTTGGGGACGCAGATTTGGATGGTGTATATCGGGGAGTCGGCTTTGCCTCGGTCTTTCCTCAGCATTACCCTTGGTTCGCCCCCACACATTATAGGCTGATTAAATCCTCCTGTCAGGTTCAATGCATTGTTTTGTTTAGCATGAATATGTCAAGCATAGTTCTATATCTTTCATAGACGAACTGCCAAGCCTGGTCTTGGATTTATAACTCACCCTACGTTTTCAATTGTCAAGACTTAAATCGTATCTTAGCCCGGAAGAAACGCATATTATGATGGTAAATAATTTGGAGGTGACGCAAACAAGGAGGCCAACAACATTGAGGAACTTTTAGAATTAAAGAAGTTACCATTGAAACCGACCCCGAATTCCTCATTTGGGGTGAGCTTTGTAGCAGCTGGATTGTAGAAAAGCTTCAGCTTCTGCCCCTGTGAAAAGTGCACAATTACTTTCgcatatatgaaatatatattgcaGCCAAGAAGATGCTGCCAGTATCGGATTATAGAGGCACAGAACATACCGATGTGGGGGGAAGACCGTTCATGGTTTTCCAATACACAGGGGCCAACCCGAGCTCGAACTTGGCCCACGAGGGAAGTGCATACCTGAAAGtggaaaagagaagaattAGCTACCTGTCAATTAGTTTTCAATCTCAGTATGCTCAATAATCacaaattagagaaaattaaCTTACTCTTTAGTCTCTTCGACTGGATTTGTCGAGATAACAGTAGCAGCAGCCCTGACTTTCTGAACAATTTTAACAGTTTTAGCCTTCTTCACCGAGTTTCTCCCCACGATAGTTCCCGTGAAACTACTACCTGCATAATTTGGCAAACTGTTTCAGACATTTGCAACTACTTGCATAAGTTCGATAAGGGAAACTAATGTTTCATTTGAACAGGAATTTCCTATGCAAAACAAAATTCAAGGAAATCCATGGCTCAACTTCTGTAACCCGAATTAGAATACGAATGTAACATTATTAAGCTGATGAAGTATCCTTCGTCCTCCCGATAAATGGCAAGAAAATCCTACTATTTGGCAAAATGTTGCCCACTATGCACACTCTAGGGGTCATCTATCTAGGAACACATTGACGAGGAATAATTCGGCCATAAGACCCAAAACGGCAGTCATCAGAGGGTAATATAGCAGTGATGTTCCGTCACCGAGTGCCGGGTAATCACTAAAATGAACCGATTGATAAGATTATGCAACACTGGCTGTTCTCtggaaaaaagggaaaaaaaaaaaagaactagaAATCAACAGAAATTACTATTGTTAACTTACCAATAGCACTCGACCCGGAAGAAATTTCATTCCGTCCCCGGACTACATGGTTGCTCGAGAAAGTCTTTGCAGAGGAGAACATCGACCCAGTTGCTGCTGCCATTGAGCTAAAGAGGTCAGGTGTATGTGCCAATATTGTTTGAGCTTTGAGCCAAATGAATGTCAGAACATTTGAGATAAATAGAATCcgcaaaaggaaaataaaaatctcaaTGCAAACAAAGTACTGAAAAAGAGCCAGAAAAAGAGAAAGCGCAAAAGAAGAGAGGATGGGAAAAAATCTGGACAATACGACATCAGTCTCCATTGGCTGACCACCCAAATTTCCATCAACCTTATCTTCTTCCTTTGTCTCTTTCCATTTGCAATTCTTTTTTGGCCAATATTTTCCCTTACATTTCATATAAGCTTTTTTCCCTTCATCATGTGTAAAAATTTCCAAATGATTACTACATGGCATTGCACAACTTTATCCCTAAAAGAAATATCCTGAGTACCCAAATGAATTTCACTTTAGTTGATTTAATAATCTCAATCCACAGAAGAAAGGATACACAAACTAGTGAAATTGGCATgtccaaaggaaaaaaatgcatatatcaATGTCTACAATCACTTGTAGTTGTAGCACATACAAATACATAGCatctgcaattttttttttctttttggtcaTTACACAAAAAGTCCTAACATTTGcaacaaatttaaaaattatcccaACGTTTGAATTGTTACAGAAAAAGACCTACAGTTTCAAAACTGATTCTTATTGTTTGCCTTCTTGATCAATAATAGTCAAAATCCAGATATTCAAAGGATTGCGATGAGTCACCTCTAACTACTCCGACATTTCTCGAAGTCATTGTTAAGGTCTACTGCATTTAGAGATGTTTTCTATGTTATTATTTATACGGTTGGTCTCCTTGTTTTGTCACATACAATAATTGCGTACGATTCCAATTTTTGAGAATATTCGTAATTTCCGCATTGTTTTAAAATTCTTATGATTATTTATTAGTATTATTGAAATATAGAAAATGAACTGGTAAAAACTTTATGGAGAACGAACAGAATCTCATTTTAACAAAGATTTAGGATGAGAGGTACTTCTTTTGCAGCAATTGAAATGTTAAGATTTAGGTTGGGAGTTGGGACTCTTAAAGtaattgctctttttttttttgccttttttgtGAGGCCATAAGGTAAAGCCCGGTCATTAACAATGTAAATTACCAAACTCCACCACATCTCATGATTggatagaattttcaaattgtcGTAGATTCATAGGCCCAGCCAATCAGCTctgaaataaaagaaaatcgcTCATTTGCATTTGGTAGGCTTTCGGGCCCGAATCCCTATTTCAGGCCCATTAGGCTTATTGAGACCCATGCAATAGTTAATTTTAGTGCACGTTCCACTACTCCTGAGCAatccttacttttttttcctataattattatacttttgtaaataaattaatttttaaatatataataataataataatatttatagtttatattatataacaaattttagaaaaagaagacaaaaattaATGCTccttatttaaattaatgcGGATAAATGAAAATGCGCTCAGCCAGAAATTCCTAAAATAACCATGATGCTAACTTGAAAGATTTCTGTCAAATGAATTGAGAACTCTCATCgtaacaacttggaaagtctATTTTAATAACCTATAACAATAATTCTTCAGTGCAAATGGTGAAGCATGATGTATCAAGGCACTGATGGGGCTTATAATGCTGGAGTTGCTTCGATATGACAATGTTTAAATTGGCAAAACATGCTGGGAATTAGGATCATCGACAACCTTGTTCAAAATATCAATGTAATGTCATCAGTTGGTGAATGATGCAACGTGCAGACATAGTTCAAATAAATCTTAAAAGCACCCGTACGTGGACGTCCCCTTGAATATAAATACACACTGAACTTCAGGGTAcgtgacgcagcgtacaacgcgagtaaccgtcacagacccgttgattcgcgcacgaataccggaactacaaccttctatacctgttgattctacgaatatcaggaaataggcatcaaactcgaatccgagattggacaaagcacgaacgctctgaattttattgataatctgaAAAGACGACTCTACTACCctttgccctagggcttacatcgtttaaatagagaaaacgagaatatatcgaaagaaataaaaatatttttaaagataaactatttcctaaaaatattcttaaagataaactattttctaaaaatattcttaaaaataaactatttcctaaaaatattcttaaagataaattatttcctaaaatataaaaaaatcctaattaacataaaattgcccaTTTGAGGCCTTAAACGATCGAATTCGCCTAAATTATCGAAATTTCATGGCCATCGGCcatgagttttgctccggaggccgttTTCCTTGAGACAGGGTCGTCAAAACCTAATTTTCTCCATATACCGATTTTCCAGCTCGTCTGCCGCATTATTCTCCcttgggtggagagaattcgccctAGGAGTCTGGCGATAAAATTATCCACACAAACATACACATCTTCCATACTTGACCAAAAACCGATGTTAGCCCATGCTTCAGAACGGATGATTGGAAAAAATCCCGACTCAAAATACTCTGCCGCAGTGATTGGTTCGATAGAGATATAT from Punica granatum isolate Tunisia-2019 chromosome 3, ASM765513v2, whole genome shotgun sequence includes:
- the LOC116198689 gene encoding uncharacterized protein LOC116198689, whose amino-acid sequence is METDVVLSRFFPILSSFALSLFLALFQYFVCIEIFIFLLRILFISNVLTFIWLKAQTILAHTPDLFSSMAAATGSMFSSAKTFSSNHVVRGRNEISSGSSAIGSSFTGTIVGRNSVKKAKTVKIVQKVRAAATVISTNPVEETKEYALPSWAKFELGLAPVYWKTMNGLPPTSGQKLKLFYNPAATKLTPNEEFGVGFNGGFNQPIMCGGEPRVMLRKDRGKADSPIYTIQICVPKHALSLIFSFTNGINWDGPYRLQFQVPRAWQNKPIEFFNEGLAEELSRDGACDRAIFPDTSIMITRCAMIGNLNVEGGDRCELNLVPGCMDTSSPFYDPLANVDDGSCPPYSDSESED